The following DNA comes from Streptomyces globosus.
GCACAGCGGCTTCGGCGGCCGTGAGCTGCTCTTCGTCCGTCATACGGCCAGATTAACGCCGCCCTCCGACACCCACCGGGGCCGCCAAGCTCGGGGTGGGTGCCGGGGGCGGAGACGATGCGCGCCGCTCAGCGCTTGTCCTCCGCGCGGGCCCGGACCGCGATCTCCTCCAGCACCTTCGCCGGCTGCGCCCCCGGCTGGACCGCCCTGCCGATGTTCTGCTTGACGCTCTCGCTCACCGCGGCCCAGGAGTTCTTGCCGACCGGGTACAGGCGGGAGTTCGGCAGGGCCTGGAGGAAGGGCTTCAGCTGGGCGGTGGCGCCGCCGTTCGCCGCTTCCATCGCGCGGAAGCCGCTGGTGGTGGGGGGGAGGAGGTCGTACTTGCGGGTGAAGGCCGTCACGTTCTTCGAGTCGTACACCCAGTCGAGGAACTTCCCGGACTCCACGCGGTGGCCGTTCTTGAACGCCATGATCCAGTCGGCGACGCCCATGGCCGGCTGCGGGGTGCCGTCGGCGGTCGGCAGCGGCACCATGCCGAACTTCACACCCTTCTCGGCTGCCTGCTTGATCAGGGTGGGGTGGCCGTTGAGCATGCCGACCTCACCGCGCGTGAACGCGTCGAAGGCGGCCTGCCGGTCGGTCTTGCCGGGTTCGGCGGCGCCGGTCAGGCCCTGGCCGACCATCTTGTCGCGCAGGAACTCGAAGGTCCTGACGTTCTCCGCGGAGTCGATCGCGTAGGCCTCTTCGTTGTCGGTGTAGCCGCCCCCGCCCGACAGCATCCACATCATCGTCTCGGCCTGTGCCTCCTCGCGGCCGAGCGGCAGCGCGAACGGCGTCGGCACGCCGGCGGCCTTCAGCTTCTTGGCGGCGGCCTCCAGGTCGGCCCAGCTCTTGGGCTGCCACGGCGTCCTGCCGTCCTTGGGGATGACTCCGGCGTCGGCGAGGAGCTTCTCGTTGTAGAAGAGCAGGCGGGTGCTGGCGACGAAGGGCATGCCGTACTGGGTGCGGCGTACCTTGCCGGCCTCGGCGAGGGGCGCGAGGAAGTCGGCCTCGGTCTGGACGGACAGCAGCTCGTCGGTGGTGTGGAGCTTCCCGGCGGCGGCGTAGTCGGCGTAGGCGCCGATCTGTGCGATGTCGGGGGCCTTGCCCTCCTTGACCATGGCCGCGACCTTGGCGTCGACCTCGGACCAGGAGTAGACGCTGACCTCGACCTTGACGCCGGGGTGGGTCTTCTCGAAGCCGGCGGCGAGGTCCTTCCAGTAGGCGGCCGAGGAGTTCTGGGGATTGTCCCCGTAGTCGGCCGCCACGACCCGCAGGGTCACCTCGTTGTCCCCGACGAGGCTTCCGCAACCGGTCAGCGTCACCGCCAGGCTCAGTGCGGCTCCGGTTGCGGCCAGGCTCAGGTAACGGCCCTTCACAGTTCTCGACACACCCCAGGTTGTACGTACGATCCACGTAAGGTCTACACCACTTTGGCCGCTGGTCCACATTCGGGCACGGCTGGTGGCCGGAATTTGTATGGCAGCTCAACAATCCCCTCCAATGGACTAGACCTTTCCCGTCGAAGCGAGCGAGACTGTCACCCGTGAAACCCGTGAAACACG
Coding sequences within:
- a CDS encoding extracellular solute-binding protein; protein product: MSRTVKGRYLSLAATGAALSLAVTLTGCGSLVGDNEVTLRVVAADYGDNPQNSSAAYWKDLAAGFEKTHPGVKVEVSVYSWSEVDAKVAAMVKEGKAPDIAQIGAYADYAAAGKLHTTDELLSVQTEADFLAPLAEAGKVRRTQYGMPFVASTRLLFYNEKLLADAGVIPKDGRTPWQPKSWADLEAAAKKLKAAGVPTPFALPLGREEAQAETMMWMLSGGGGYTDNEEAYAIDSAENVRTFEFLRDKMVGQGLTGAAEPGKTDRQAAFDAFTRGEVGMLNGHPTLIKQAAEKGVKFGMVPLPTADGTPQPAMGVADWIMAFKNGHRVESGKFLDWVYDSKNVTAFTRKYDLLPPTTSGFRAMEAANGGATAQLKPFLQALPNSRLYPVGKNSWAAVSESVKQNIGRAVQPGAQPAKVLEEIAVRARAEDKR